In Candidatus Binatus sp., a genomic segment contains:
- a CDS encoding helix-turn-helix domain-containing protein → MASSEEILTIAELSAHLRVHPTTIYRLLREGRIPGFRVGSAWRFSRAAIEIWEHEQAEPIGGDPAPTRKAKGRKARK, encoded by the coding sequence ATGGCATCCTCGGAAGAAATTCTGACCATCGCTGAGTTGTCGGCGCATCTTCGCGTCCATCCAACCACGATTTACCGCTTGCTGCGTGAAGGGCGAATACCGGGCTTCCGGGTCGGCAGTGCGTGGCGATTCAGCCGCGCGGCGATCGAAATATGGGAGCATGAGCAAGCCGAACCAATCGGCGGAGATCCCGCGCCCACGCGCAAAGCCAAAGGCCGCAAGGCACGAAAGTAG
- a CDS encoding class I SAM-dependent methyltransferase: protein MDSSANATSRHRRPSPVAEYFGRLAATYGDGQYYGNRRRAVLEAIAGEIAQARDVLDVGCGNGAYLAKFAAAPGNRRVTGADLSIDMLLSARRRVGVKCRLLCADVSRLPFKPESFDFIFASHVLQFVADVELDGVVAEFARCLPPGGLLVATGQRDEGFRQLLSAIVGPDRWREYREVIFQRAPRRETDAAPDDRYQRAFASSGLRVEERTAPFTAEWADIEELINVRWMPLIPEGERGQAGAMLAEVAQAANAGASRSLTLREPLILGWRDS from the coding sequence GTGGACTCCAGCGCAAACGCAACCTCGCGGCATCGCAGACCTTCACCGGTAGCCGAGTACTTCGGCCGCTTAGCCGCCACTTATGGCGATGGCCAGTACTACGGGAATCGGCGCCGCGCGGTCCTCGAGGCGATCGCCGGGGAAATCGCGCAGGCGCGCGACGTGCTCGATGTGGGATGCGGCAACGGCGCCTACCTCGCGAAATTTGCGGCGGCGCCCGGAAATCGCCGGGTGACCGGCGCCGACTTGTCGATCGACATGCTGTTGTCCGCGCGCCGGCGAGTCGGCGTGAAATGCCGGCTGCTTTGCGCCGACGTGTCACGACTGCCGTTCAAGCCGGAGTCGTTCGATTTCATTTTCGCCAGCCACGTCCTGCAGTTCGTCGCGGATGTCGAGCTCGATGGCGTCGTGGCGGAGTTCGCGCGATGCCTGCCGCCGGGCGGGTTGCTGGTGGCGACCGGGCAGCGGGACGAAGGTTTTCGACAGCTGCTGAGCGCGATCGTCGGTCCGGACCGCTGGCGCGAATATCGCGAGGTTATCTTTCAGCGTGCGCCGCGCCGCGAAACCGATGCGGCTCCCGATGATCGCTACCAGCGGGCGTTTGCCAGCTCCGGTCTGCGCGTCGAGGAACGCACGGCGCCGTTTACGGCCGAGTGGGCGGATATCGAAGAGTTGATCAACGTCAGATGGATGCCATTGATACCCGAGGGCGAGCGCGGACAGGCAGGCGCGATGCTGGCGGAAGTCGCGCAAGCCGCCAACGCCGGCGCGTCGCGGAGTTTGACGCTGCGCGAACCGCTGATCCTTGGCTGGCGCGATAGCTGA
- a CDS encoding alpha/beta fold hydrolase, producing the protein MAESLAPMPTKYTEVKGYATYYHYSGATTLPGVVPDFSRGRKILFVHGAGSNGHTWHRQIDALGAKHSPIALDLPGHGRSAGVEGLRTVGDYADFIAAFLDALKIKSAVILGHSMGGAIAMDLALRHGARVEALILSCTAPKFNITADRIEALRAITMGRAPQAFNTDGYSPRTVKENFDVVREGWMEQIKTDPRVRYTDIVACSQLDLRDTIGKIDKPALVIAGADDQGTTAADAQFIAGKIRGASCKIIADAGHYIPRERPAEYNAAIEQFVFSLPN; encoded by the coding sequence ATGGCGGAGAGTCTCGCGCCGATGCCCACGAAATACACCGAGGTGAAAGGATACGCGACCTACTACCACTACAGCGGCGCTACGACGCTGCCCGGCGTGGTCCCGGACTTTTCACGCGGCCGCAAGATTTTGTTCGTTCACGGCGCCGGCTCGAACGGTCACACCTGGCATCGCCAGATCGACGCGCTGGGCGCCAAGCACAGTCCGATCGCGCTCGATCTGCCCGGCCATGGACGCTCGGCGGGGGTCGAGGGGCTGCGCACGGTTGGCGACTACGCCGACTTCATCGCGGCTTTTCTCGATGCGCTGAAGATCAAATCGGCGGTGATATTGGGGCATTCGATGGGCGGCGCGATTGCGATGGACCTGGCGCTGCGGCACGGCGCGCGCGTCGAGGCGTTGATCCTCAGTTGCACCGCGCCGAAGTTCAACATCACGGCCGATCGAATCGAGGCATTGCGGGCAATCACGATGGGCCGGGCGCCGCAGGCCTTCAACACTGACGGCTATTCGCCCCGCACGGTGAAGGAAAACTTCGACGTCGTCCGCGAAGGCTGGATGGAACAAATCAAGACCGATCCGCGCGTGCGCTACACCGACATCGTCGCGTGCTCGCAGCTCGATTTGCGCGACACGATCGGGAAGATCGACAAACCGGCGCTGGTGATTGCCGGCGCCGACGACCAGGGCACCACCGCGGCCGACGCGCAGTTTATCGCCGGCAAGATTCGCGGCGCGAGCTGCAAGATTATCGCGGACGCCGGTCACTATATCCCGCGCGAGCGTCCCGCCGAGTACAACGCCGCGATCGAACAGTTCGTTTTTTCACTGCCGAACTGA